A region of Streptomyces sp. NBC_01788 DNA encodes the following proteins:
- a CDS encoding response regulator transcription factor, whose translation MRLLLVEDDNHVAAALSAVLARHGFDVTHARSGEEALQALVPESACFGVVLLDLGLPDQDGYEVCAKIRKRTSTPVIMVTARSDVRSRIHGLNLGADDYVVKPYDTGELLARIHAVSRRTAHEDANAAGETTLRLGAVLVELPTRQVSVDGAVVQLTRKEFDLLALLAQRPGVVFRREQIISEVWQTSWEGTGRTLEVHVASLRSKLRTPALIETVRGVGYRLVAPAA comes from the coding sequence ATGCGACTGCTCCTCGTCGAGGACGACAACCACGTCGCCGCCGCCCTGTCCGCGGTCCTGGCGCGGCACGGGTTCGACGTCACCCACGCCCGCAGCGGCGAGGAGGCCCTCCAGGCCCTCGTCCCCGAGAGCGCCTGCTTCGGCGTGGTCCTGCTCGACCTGGGCCTGCCCGACCAGGACGGCTACGAGGTGTGCGCCAAAATCCGCAAGCGCACCAGCACCCCCGTGATCATGGTGACCGCCCGCTCCGACGTCCGCTCCCGCATCCACGGCCTCAACCTCGGCGCCGACGACTACGTGGTGAAGCCCTACGACACCGGCGAACTGCTCGCCCGTATCCATGCCGTCAGCCGCCGCACCGCCCACGAGGACGCGAACGCCGCCGGGGAGACCACCCTGCGCCTGGGCGCGGTGCTCGTCGAACTGCCCACCCGGCAGGTCAGCGTGGACGGCGCGGTCGTCCAGCTCACCCGCAAGGAGTTCGACCTGCTCGCGCTGCTCGCCCAGCGTCCCGGCGTCGTCTTCCGGCGGGAGCAGATCATCAGCGAGGTGTGGCAGACCAGTTGGGAGGGCACCGGGCGGACCCTGGAGGTGCACGTCGCCTCCCTGCGCTCCAAGCTGCGCACGCCGGCGCTCATCGAGACCGTACGCGGCGTCGGTTACCGCCTCGTCGCCCCGGCCGCCTAG